The proteins below are encoded in one region of Triticum aestivum cultivar Chinese Spring chromosome 1B, IWGSC CS RefSeq v2.1, whole genome shotgun sequence:
- the LOC123078732 gene encoding serine carboxypeptidase-like 34, whose translation MEVSTLPCLLLVSAALALCCAAAAAARPESATANLDAATMAAQELDRVASLPGAPSYSYAFKHYSGYVTTDERLGKALFYWFFEAMEKPDEKPLVLWLNGGPGCSSVGFGQAQELGPFLVKKDVPELELNPYAWNQAANLLFLDSPAGVGFSYTNTSFEIDPPGDNSTAHGSYAFLVRWFQRFPQHKTKEFYIAGESYAGHYIPQLANVIVEENKKASKENYINFKGILIGNAYMDGDTDLQGIVDSAWHHAIISDTLYSAFLKSCDFSIEILSPECDAALSEFFLLYKLIDVYSL comes from the exons ATGGAGGTTTCCACGTTACCCTGCTTGCTACTTGTGTCTGCAGCACTGGCACTCTGTTGTGCAGCTGCAGCAGCAGCACGGCCTGAAAGTGCAACAGCAAACCTTGACGCAGCCACAATGGCCGCGCAAGAGCTTGACCGCGTCGCCTCGCTGCCGGGGGCGCCGAGCTACTCATATGCGTTCAAGCACTACTCCGGGTACGTCACGACCGATGAGCGCCTCGGCAAGGCACTGTTCTATTGGTTCTTCGAGGCTATGGAGAAGCCTGACGAGAAGCCACTGGTCCTATGGTTAAATGGAG GACCCGGGTGTTCTTCTGTAGGGTTTGGGCAGGCGCAGGAGCTCGGGCCATTTCTTGTGAAGAAAGATGTGCCTGAGCTCGAGCTCAATCCGTATGCCTGGAACCAAG CTGCCAACTTGCTGTTCCTGGACTCTCCAGCGGGTGTTGGATTTTCGTACACGAACACGTCTTTCGAAATAGATCCACCGGGAGACAATTCCACGG CACACGGTTCATACGCTTTCCTCGTCAGGTGGTTTCAAAGGTTCCCCCAGCACAAAACGAAAGAGTTCTACATAGCTGGAGAGAGCTATGCAG GACACTACATTCCACAGTTAGCGAATGTCATCGTGGAGGAGAACAAGAAGGCCTCCAAAGAAAACTACATAAACTTCAAAGGCATCCTG ATCGGGAACGCGTACATGGACGGGGACACAGACTTGCAGGGGATCGTGGACTCGGCGTGGCACCACGCCATCATCTCCGACACGCTCTACAGCGCCTTCCTCAAGTCCTGCGACTTCAGCATTGAGATCCTGTCTCCGGAGTGCGACGCGGCACTGAGCGAGTTCTTTCTTCTCTACAAACTCATAGACGTCTACAGCCTCTAG